A single region of the Streptomyces virginiae genome encodes:
- a CDS encoding universal stress protein, whose translation MDGRPLTVLVAAAQEAEVLVLGSRGLGAMTGFLVGSVSQAVLAHAKRPVVVVRPGAWLDAHCLPASDGDAPRKHNDRPVVLGLDLSHPSTELLDHAFDAAAVRRAPLRVIHRWSMPPAFAFDPALLAPEVRDGMATSTATALADELRPWLDKYPEVRVEVDCSVGQPANQLVEASADASLVVVGRRIRRSAIGTHLGPVVHAVLHHATAPVAVVPHA comes from the coding sequence GTGGACGGGCGGCCGCTGACCGTCCTGGTCGCTGCCGCGCAGGAGGCCGAGGTACTGGTACTCGGCTCGCGCGGACTGGGTGCGATGACAGGATTCCTCGTCGGATCCGTCTCCCAGGCCGTGCTCGCCCACGCCAAGCGCCCGGTCGTGGTCGTGCGGCCGGGCGCCTGGCTGGACGCCCACTGCCTGCCCGCATCTGATGGTGACGCACCACGGAAGCACAACGACCGGCCTGTCGTGCTCGGGCTGGACCTCTCCCACCCGTCTACCGAGCTCCTCGACCACGCCTTCGACGCGGCGGCCGTACGCCGGGCCCCACTGCGTGTGATCCACCGCTGGAGCATGCCGCCCGCCTTCGCGTTCGACCCGGCGCTGCTCGCGCCCGAGGTACGGGACGGCATGGCGACCTCCACGGCGACGGCGCTCGCCGACGAACTGCGGCCCTGGCTCGACAAGTACCCCGAAGTCCGTGTCGAAGTGGACTGCTCGGTGGGGCAACCCGCCAACCAGCTCGTCGAAGCCTCGGCAGACGCCTCACTGGTCGTCGTCGGCCGGCGGATACGCCGCTCCGCCATCGGCACCCATCTCGGCCCGGTCGTCCACGCTGTCCTCCACCACGCCACAGCCCCGGTCGCGGTCGTACCCCACGCTTGA